Genomic window (Candidatus Nitrosocosmicus franklandus):
TACCTGTTAATTCTACTTCTCCTCACAAGTACGGTATCCATCTTATTCTTTGGTTTTCGCGCATACAAATTTTTGTCATGGTTCAGTTTGAGTGTCAAAAAACGACAAAATATTATGATACTGGCTTTTGGGATATCATCGGTACTTCTTTGTATCAGTACTACTGTTGCAATCACATTAGATATAAAGCAACTGGTCGTTTCAAGACCTCCGACGATAGATCCAGATTACCCTGCTAGTAATTCCATGGCACACAGACAATTAAGTAATACAGAACTTGTGATTCACCTCTACGGATTTCTTGTCCCACAAGTTACTGCAATTGCTATCGCAGAAACAGTTGCTGTCGCATTTTTCCTTCGTTACTTTAGGGATCAGATCGGAAAAAAAATATTTTGGATACTTATAATTTTGCCACCTGTGTTTTTTTTAACAGGTGTGTTTGGTCCTCAATTTTTAAAGGCAACAGGAAGCGAATTTGTGTATATGGAGGAAAGGTTCCTTATTTTCAGGATAATTGGTACCGCAGGATGGATTGCAGCTGATTTTGTAATAGCATATGCATATATTTTAGTGGCTAAAACGCTAAAACGACAAATCGCATCTTCGCCTATTATTAACTATTTAATTATAGCAGCATTAGCAACCCTCCTAATTTCTCCAACAACCAACAACTGGATAACAAATAACTCGTTTCCACCCTTTGGAGCAATCCAACGTGCTTTTATCGTGTTTGCATCTTTTCTTTTTACTATGGGAATATATGCTGTAGCGTTGTCAGTATCTCACGATGCAGAATTACGTCGATTAGTCAGAAAATATGTAAAAGAGTATAACCTACTTGAAACTTTAAGTAATGCAGAGGAGAATGCAGAAATGACACGAAACGTTGTAAAATTGATCCGTCAGCATGCAGGAATTTTGGAAAAAAGAACAGGAATCGCTTCTACAATGTTAGATGATAACGAAATTAGACGATATATGAATATAGTAATTGAAGAGACAAATCTAATCAAAAAAGGTAGTGGAAGAAAAAAGGATGGCAGAACAAACAACATGTAATTTAAGATCGGTGTTTTATGGTTAGTCCAAAGGGAATTTGATCATATTCTAAAAAAGTCGGATTTATAATTTTAATTATAATACCATTTTCAGATAATTTTTATCACTGAGAGATCTAGTCGATATGAAAGCTTTCACTATGTATAGCACATGATTTGTCGCTTCAACCATTCTGAATTAGAACTAGTTACAACTGAATTCTATGATGTATTCATGCTATGTATCTCTTGATGACCACATCAGATCACAGTTATTGCTATTTTTGCCTCCAATTCTCACTCAAATAGTTAAAGTACCAGAAAGCATAACATACCACAAGGTAAGATTGAAGTGCAGGAGAACAAAGTGATGCTAAATGGTTTCCAGATAAGGTACCTGAAATCTGAAAAATACAGGAGTTCGAAAAAGAAAAAAATCTTATTTATCCATGGTCTAGGTTCATCCTCAGATAGATGGGGAGATATCCCTGATGCTTTATCAAGATATTTTTATCCAATAGTGGCTGTTGATCTTTTAGGATTTGGTAGTAGTGATAAGCCAGTAACACTAGAATACACTATTGAGAACTTTAGCAAATTCATTACAGACGTCATTGCTTGTAAACGAATTTGGAAAAATGATAGTATCGATAGTGATGGTGAGGGTGATGATAATTACAAAACAACAATAATAGGCCATTCACTGGGCGGATATATAGCCGCAAAAGCAGCCATAGACGACCAAGACCTAATAGAGAAACTCGTTCTCATAGATTCCTCGGGAATGCTAAATGAACCAACCCCTATACTGGAACAATACCTAAACGCTGCATTAAACCCATCCTTTGAAAATGTTAAGAGCGTGTTCGAAAAGATGCTCGGAAATCCGACGCTCCTCAATTCTACTCTCATTGATGGCTTTATAAAGAGAATTAAACTGACGGGGGCAAAACACGCATTTGAATCAGCTTTTGAAAATAGTACAAAAAAGCATATCGAAATTTCGGAGTTACAAAGTATTGACAATATACCAGCCCTAATTATATGGGGTGCTATTGATAACGTAATTCCGGTTACACATTCCAAACAATTTAAAGAGATATTTAAAAATAGTAATCTTCAAATCATAGAAAATACAGGG
Coding sequences:
- a CDS encoding alpha/beta fold hydrolase, with amino-acid sequence MLNGFQIRYLKSEKYRSSKKKKILFIHGLGSSSDRWGDIPDALSRYFYPIVAVDLLGFGSSDKPVTLEYTIENFSKFITDVIACKRIWKNDSIDSDGEGDDNYKTTIIGHSLGGYIAAKAAIDDQDLIEKLVLIDSSGMLNEPTPILEQYLNAALNPSFENVKSVFEKMLGNPTLLNSTLIDGFIKRIKLTGAKHAFESAFENSTKKHIEISELQSIDNIPALIIWGAIDNVIPVTHSKQFKEIFKNSNLQIIENTGHAPFSEKPSIVFDMIRIFLTNNR